A genomic segment from Pedobacter sp. MC2016-14 encodes:
- a CDS encoding LEA type 2 family protein, with the protein MKKIILVCLTAIIIQSCGINKQAQQIKALEKCTYKIISADNISIAGADITKLLGSKNISMSSLPGLALGMLRKDIPLRANLNMEITNPAGSDAAINEFEYKILINNEELATGFVNQQVTIDAGQSTRVPVAVNANVYSLFSNGKVMDDVMKFFQAKDSGQEQKGMVTLKIRPSFMVGGTLVKYPGFITIDKEISSKILL; encoded by the coding sequence ATGAAGAAAATCATTTTAGTTTGTCTAACGGCAATTATTATACAAAGCTGTGGAATTAATAAACAAGCGCAGCAGATCAAAGCATTGGAAAAATGTACCTACAAAATCATATCGGCAGATAACATATCGATAGCCGGTGCCGATATCACCAAATTGCTTGGTAGTAAAAACATCAGCATGAGTAGTTTACCCGGATTGGCATTGGGGATGTTAAGGAAAGACATTCCATTACGTGCCAACCTGAATATGGAAATTACGAATCCGGCTGGCAGCGATGCAGCAATCAATGAATTTGAATACAAAATTCTTATCAATAACGAGGAGCTTGCTACTGGATTTGTAAACCAGCAAGTAACAATTGATGCAGGACAGTCTACACGTGTTCCTGTGGCGGTAAATGCCAATGTATATTCACTCTTCTCCAATGGAAAGGTTATGGACGACGTGATGAAGTTTTTTCAGGCAAAAGACAGTGGACAGGAGCAAAAGGGCATGGTGACACTTAAGATCAGACCCAGCTTTATGGTTGGTGGCACACTGGTAAAATATCCAGGATTTATTACTATTGATAAGGAAATTAGCAGCAAAATTCTCCTCTAG
- a CDS encoding DoxX family protein: MKRLFNTNYNHQALDVALLILRLSIAALMLSHGLLKLDSLLAGNMKFADPIGVGEPASLILAVFAEVGCSILIALGLATRLAVLPLIFTMVIAVFVIHATDGFAKQEMGLHYLLVYVFLLLSGAGKFSIDYLINRSNSRLRRKY; encoded by the coding sequence GGCGCTTGATGTCGCATTACTTATTTTAAGGTTATCCATAGCTGCTTTAATGCTCAGCCATGGCTTGTTAAAATTAGATAGTTTGTTGGCTGGAAATATGAAATTTGCTGATCCTATTGGCGTTGGTGAACCTGCCTCTCTTATTTTGGCCGTATTTGCTGAAGTTGGTTGCTCTATACTTATTGCCCTGGGTTTAGCAACGAGGCTGGCTGTTCTACCTTTAATATTTACAATGGTTATCGCAGTATTTGTTATACATGCTACAGATGGCTTTGCCAAACAGGAGATGGGCTTACATTATTTGCTGGTCTACGTTTTTCTCTTGCTTTCGGGCGCAGGTAAGTTTAGTATAGATTACCTCATTAATCGCAGCAACAGCCGTTTAAGACGTAAGTACTAG